A genome region from Methylohalobius crimeensis 10Ki includes the following:
- a CDS encoding DUF3135 domain-containing protein, with amino-acid sequence MALDSNDFNFDQWMRLAREDPARFERQRRITIDAFLKTLPPSRQKVLRGLQWRVDMEIRRSRSPLGACIRLYNLMLDSVRKQQSLWLAVLDGKKISASFGTASTFPRHNVVSFAQAARSRRNARKERINRSEA; translated from the coding sequence ATGGCTCTCGATTCCAACGATTTCAATTTCGATCAATGGATGCGGCTGGCCCGGGAAGATCCCGCCCGCTTTGAACGGCAACGCCGGATCACCATCGACGCCTTTCTGAAAACGCTGCCCCCTTCGAGGCAAAAGGTGCTCAGAGGTCTCCAATGGCGGGTCGATATGGAGATCCGACGCAGCCGCTCGCCGCTGGGCGCTTGCATTCGCCTGTATAACTTAATGCTGGACTCCGTTCGGAAACAACAATCATTGTGGCTCGCCGTGCTGGATGGCAAGAAGATCTCGGCTTCTTTCGGGACCGCGAGCACCTTCCCCAGGCATAATGTTGTATCGTTCGCGCAGGCCGCTCGAAGCCGGCGGAACGCCCGAAAGGAAAGAATCAATCGTAGCGAAGCTTGA
- a CDS encoding TMEM165/GDT1 family protein, with translation MSEASLVLLSIGPEWMNPIRDYFESAVGQVDWGRSQWLTVVTTLALIVAAEVGDKSQLVCMTLAARHRPWPVLMGALFSFALLNGLAVIFGAAVAAWLPGWLVGLVVAVLFAGFGWHALRNSGGEEEETVVVEKSGHGIFFTTFTLILLAEFGDKTQIAVAGLGTASQPLPVWIGATLALGVTSALGVIAGRTVMQRLPIHLIHRISGVLFLILAVVALANIDWQALWQSIEQRIGSDSIVQGSAALFDEDDSQ, from the coding sequence ATGTCTGAGGCCAGTCTTGTGTTGTTATCGATCGGTCCGGAATGGATGAATCCTATCCGGGATTATTTCGAGTCGGCGGTGGGCCAGGTTGACTGGGGACGCAGCCAATGGTTGACGGTGGTGACCACCCTCGCCTTGATTGTCGCGGCCGAGGTCGGGGATAAAAGCCAATTGGTGTGCATGACTCTGGCGGCGCGTCACCGCCCTTGGCCGGTACTGATGGGCGCCCTGTTCTCATTCGCATTATTGAACGGCTTGGCGGTCATATTCGGAGCGGCAGTGGCCGCCTGGCTGCCCGGCTGGTTGGTGGGGTTGGTGGTGGCGGTTTTATTTGCCGGGTTCGGTTGGCACGCCCTGCGTAACAGCGGAGGAGAAGAAGAAGAGACCGTGGTGGTGGAAAAAAGCGGGCACGGGATTTTTTTCACCACCTTTACCTTGATTTTATTGGCCGAATTCGGCGACAAAACCCAGATCGCGGTGGCCGGTCTCGGGACCGCTTCCCAGCCCTTGCCGGTATGGATCGGCGCCACCCTGGCGCTGGGAGTGACTTCGGCGCTTGGCGTGATCGCCGGACGCACGGTCATGCAGCGCCTGCCCATTCATCTCATCCACCGGATCAGCGGGGTGTTGTTTTTGATCCTCGCCGTGGTGGCTTTGGCGAATATTGATTGGCAGGCGCTTTGGCAATCGATCGAGCAGCGGATTGGATCAGATTCGATTGTCCAGGGGAGTGCCGCTCTCTTTGATGAAGATGATTCCCAATAG
- a CDS encoding OmpH family outer membrane protein, whose protein sequence is MNKKTFIWMLMSLLLMGVAPWAKAAEIKVGFVNVAQVLQESPQAEEAKKRLEQEFAPRDKRLVAQQKEMVEMQQKLSRDAAVMSESERNKLEREILSKQRDLKRSREEFQEDFNIRRNEELGKLQREIFEAIKTLAQEEKYDLILTDGVVYASDTVDVTGKVQQRLQR, encoded by the coding sequence ATGAATAAAAAAACGTTCATCTGGATGCTCATGAGCCTGCTTCTAATGGGAGTCGCGCCGTGGGCCAAGGCAGCAGAGATCAAGGTGGGTTTCGTCAATGTGGCTCAGGTGCTGCAGGAATCCCCTCAGGCGGAAGAGGCCAAAAAGCGCCTCGAGCAAGAGTTTGCTCCCCGGGACAAACGTCTCGTCGCTCAACAAAAAGAAATGGTCGAAATGCAACAGAAGTTGTCTCGCGATGCAGCAGTTATGAGCGAGTCGGAGAGAAACAAGCTGGAGCGTGAAATTCTCTCCAAACAAAGGGATTTGAAGCGCTCACGAGAAGAATTCCAGGAGGATTTCAACATTCGCCGCAATGAAGAGTTGGGCAAATTGCAGCGTGAAATCTTCGAAGCGATCAAGACCCTGGCCCAGGAAGAGAAATATGATTTGATTCTGACCGACGGAGTCGTCTATGCCAGTGACACAGTGGATGTGACCGGCAAAGTCCAGCAGCGTTTGCAACGTTGA
- the rnhB gene encoding ribonuclease HII, which translates to MIRCAGVDEAGRGCLVGAVIAAAVILDPERPIAGLADSKKLTASQRTRLDTEIRAKSQAFAIGRAEPGEIDRRNILQASLLAMQRAVAGLSMRPNRVRVDGIHAPFLDVPVETIIGGDGRVAEIAAASILAKVARDREMRLLDAFAPGYGIGCHKGYPTSAHRQSLQFLGPSRWHRLSFRPVRSVMKH; encoded by the coding sequence ATGATTCGTTGTGCCGGAGTGGATGAAGCCGGTCGGGGATGTCTGGTCGGCGCGGTGATCGCGGCAGCGGTGATCTTGGATCCCGAGCGCCCCATTGCCGGCCTGGCCGATTCCAAAAAGCTAACCGCCAGCCAGCGTACGCGGCTGGACACGGAAATTCGCGCCAAATCGCAGGCCTTTGCCATCGGACGGGCGGAACCGGGCGAAATCGATCGGCGCAATATCCTCCAGGCATCCCTTTTGGCCATGCAGCGCGCGGTTGCGGGACTCTCGATGCGACCGAATCGGGTCCGGGTAGACGGCATTCATGCCCCTTTCCTTGATGTGCCCGTAGAGACGATAATCGGCGGGGACGGGCGAGTGGCGGAGATTGCCGCCGCATCGATTTTGGCGAAGGTCGCCCGGGATCGGGAAATGCGGCTCTTAGATGCCTTCGCGCCTGGATATGGAATTGGATGCCACAAGGGTTACCCGACTTCCGCCCACCGGCAAAGTCTCCAATTTTTGGGGCCTTCCCGATGGCATCGGTTATCTTTCCGACCTGTTCGATCGGTGATGAAGCACTGA
- the fabZ gene encoding 3-hydroxyacyl-ACP dehydratase FabZ: protein MDIRKIMHFLPHRYPFLLVDKVIECEPGERLVAIKNVSYNEPFFQGHFPGQPIMPGVLIMEALAQATGLLASESAPEEVGAKDLIYYLVGLDKARFKRPVVPGDQLRLEVKYLRHKRNIWAFACRAEVEGDFVASAEIMCAAADAND from the coding sequence TTGGATATTCGAAAAATCATGCATTTTCTGCCCCACCGATATCCTTTTTTATTGGTGGACAAGGTAATCGAGTGTGAACCGGGCGAACGTCTGGTGGCAATCAAGAATGTTTCTTACAACGAGCCTTTTTTTCAGGGGCATTTTCCCGGGCAGCCGATCATGCCGGGCGTATTGATCATGGAAGCCTTGGCCCAAGCCACCGGTCTGTTGGCTTCGGAAAGCGCGCCCGAGGAAGTGGGGGCGAAGGACCTCATCTATTATCTGGTGGGATTGGATAAGGCCCGCTTCAAACGTCCGGTCGTTCCGGGGGATCAGTTGCGATTGGAAGTCAAATACTTGCGACATAAGCGAAACATTTGGGCGTTCGCGTGCCGCGCCGAAGTCGAGGGGGATTTTGTCGCCAGCGCCGAAATCATGTGTGCGGCCGCGGATGCCAACGACTGA
- the dnaE gene encoding DNA polymerase III subunit alpha, producing MVHDLSVPASDSKASQVDFVHLRLHSEYSLYDGLVRIKPLIARCRELNLPAVALTDQVNLFALIKFYKAAEGGGVKPIAGADLWVSNPDSPRHPDRLTLLVQNDRGYRHLTQLLSRAYLEGRRLGQPYVEADWIRAGAEGLIALSGAREGEIGRLLLANQPAAARASLERWLNVFGDRFYLELQRTGHPREEDYLEGALDLAVALDVPVVATNDVRFLDHNDFEAHEARVCIHEGWILDDPKRPRRYSDQQYLKSPEEMRELFSDLPEALANTVEIAKRCNLQLELGKPSLPKFPIPERFTMGEYFVRASREGLERRVASGAIPRDRLSDYEERLQRELDVIGQMGFPGYFLIVADFIQWAKKNGIPVGPGRGSGAGSLVAYALEITDLDPLAFDLLFERFLNPERVSMPDFDVDFCMERRDRVIDYVADRYGRDKVSQIITFGTMAAKAVVRDVGRVLGHSYGFVDKLAKLIPFELGMTLEKALAESEELRRAYERDEEVQTLIDLARSLEGVTRNAGKHAGGVVIAPSALVDFTPLYREEAEDGAVTQFDKDDVEAAGLVKFDFLGLRTLTIIDWAVEAINRARSAKDLEPVHIDRIPRDDPPAYKLLKSCQTTAVFQLESRGMKDLIRRLQPDSFEDIIALVALFRPGPLQSGMVDDYINVKHGRAQANYPHPLLEPILKPTNGVILYQEQVMQIARDMAGYSLGGADLLRRAMGKKKHEEMAKHRAIFVKGATERGVTEETAQYIFDLMEKFAGYGFNKSHSAAYAWVSYQTAWLKAHYPEAFMAAVLSSDMDNTDKLVGFVDECRALGLTLLPPDVNTSGYRFTVMEDGKGQQIILYGLGAVKGVGQSAIEAILEARNRGGPFADLYDFCRRIDLRRANRRVLEALIRAGAMDGLGPERARLMGDLPQALQAAEQYHRTESQGQNDLFGIEVVDSGKDATDTGVEPSGARVTPWSDKQRLAEEKAVLGFYLSGHPMDAYRQELARLVTAPIEALERQYGGPGKESTRVVVAGLVTELRTRQNKQGKKMAFATIDDGSARLEVAVFQEVLDSMEAQEANSGRRVADLLAKDRIVVVQGDLSFDQFSGGLRLVADKLFSVTQAREEFSRGVWIHWPVNDTAGPDPSDILESLQRHRGGRCPVYIAYQSTRAQAHLQLGDGWRIHPEDELLQDLSSQVGPERVKLRYD from the coding sequence ATGGTTCACGATTTGAGCGTACCTGCCTCCGATTCAAAAGCTTCCCAAGTGGACTTCGTTCACTTGCGCCTCCATAGCGAATACTCCCTCTACGACGGTTTGGTTCGGATCAAACCCTTGATCGCCCGTTGCCGGGAGCTGAATCTGCCGGCGGTGGCCTTGACCGACCAGGTCAATTTGTTCGCCCTGATTAAATTTTATAAAGCCGCCGAGGGGGGAGGGGTCAAACCCATAGCGGGGGCGGATTTATGGGTTTCTAATCCGGACAGCCCCCGCCATCCGGATCGCCTGACCCTCCTGGTGCAAAATGATCGAGGTTATCGTCATCTCACCCAATTGCTTTCCCGCGCCTATTTGGAAGGGCGTCGCTTGGGACAGCCCTATGTGGAGGCGGATTGGATTCGTGCCGGCGCCGAAGGGCTGATCGCCCTGTCGGGTGCGCGCGAGGGGGAAATCGGCAGGTTGCTGCTCGCCAACCAGCCTGCCGCCGCTCGAGCAAGTCTGGAGCGGTGGTTGAATGTCTTCGGCGACCGCTTCTATCTCGAACTTCAGCGTACCGGTCATCCTCGGGAAGAGGACTATTTGGAGGGGGCGTTGGATTTGGCGGTGGCGCTGGATGTGCCCGTGGTCGCCACCAACGACGTTCGCTTTCTGGATCACAACGATTTTGAAGCGCACGAGGCCCGGGTTTGTATTCACGAGGGTTGGATCCTGGATGATCCCAAGCGACCGCGCCGTTACAGCGATCAACAGTATTTGAAAAGTCCCGAGGAGATGCGGGAGTTGTTTTCCGATCTGCCGGAAGCCTTGGCCAATACGGTGGAAATCGCCAAGCGCTGTAATCTGCAGTTGGAGCTGGGCAAACCCTCCCTGCCGAAATTCCCGATTCCGGAACGGTTCACCATGGGTGAGTATTTCGTCCGGGCGTCGCGGGAAGGCCTGGAACGCCGCGTTGCCTCCGGCGCCATCCCCCGGGACCGTCTGTCCGACTATGAGGAACGCCTGCAGCGGGAGCTGGATGTGATCGGGCAAATGGGATTTCCCGGTTATTTCCTGATCGTGGCCGACTTCATCCAGTGGGCCAAGAAAAACGGTATTCCGGTGGGTCCGGGGCGCGGTTCGGGAGCCGGCTCTCTGGTCGCCTATGCCTTGGAGATCACCGATCTGGACCCGCTGGCTTTCGATCTTTTGTTCGAACGCTTCCTCAATCCGGAGCGGGTGTCGATGCCCGACTTCGACGTGGATTTCTGCATGGAGCGGCGGGATCGGGTGATCGATTACGTGGCGGACCGATACGGCCGTGACAAGGTCTCCCAAATCATCACTTTCGGTACCATGGCCGCCAAGGCGGTGGTTCGCGATGTGGGGCGGGTATTGGGGCATTCCTACGGCTTCGTGGATAAGCTCGCCAAATTGATTCCTTTCGAACTGGGCATGACTCTGGAAAAAGCCCTGGCCGAGAGCGAAGAGCTGAGGCGGGCCTACGAACGGGACGAAGAGGTTCAAACCCTGATCGATTTGGCCCGTTCGCTGGAAGGGGTGACGCGGAATGCGGGCAAGCACGCCGGCGGCGTGGTGATCGCACCCTCCGCCCTGGTGGATTTCACCCCCCTTTACCGTGAAGAAGCCGAAGACGGCGCGGTCACCCAATTCGACAAGGATGACGTGGAAGCGGCGGGGCTGGTCAAGTTCGACTTTTTGGGACTGCGCACCCTGACCATCATCGATTGGGCGGTGGAGGCCATCAATCGTGCACGAAGCGCCAAGGATTTGGAGCCCGTCCATATCGACCGCATTCCCCGCGACGACCCGCCTGCTTATAAATTGCTGAAAAGCTGTCAGACCACCGCGGTATTTCAACTGGAATCGCGCGGCATGAAGGATCTGATTCGTCGCCTTCAACCGGATTCGTTCGAGGATATCATCGCGCTGGTGGCCTTGTTTCGGCCGGGGCCTTTGCAGTCCGGGATGGTGGACGACTATATCAACGTCAAGCACGGACGGGCCCAGGCCAATTATCCCCACCCGCTCTTGGAACCGATTCTCAAACCCACCAACGGGGTCATTCTCTATCAGGAACAGGTGATGCAAATCGCCCGCGACATGGCCGGCTATTCCCTCGGCGGCGCCGACCTGCTCAGGCGGGCGATGGGTAAGAAAAAGCACGAAGAAATGGCCAAGCACCGGGCCATTTTCGTCAAGGGGGCGACCGAGCGCGGGGTAACCGAGGAAACCGCCCAGTACATTTTCGACTTGATGGAAAAGTTCGCCGGCTACGGGTTCAACAAATCCCATTCGGCCGCCTATGCCTGGGTGTCTTATCAGACCGCCTGGCTCAAGGCCCATTATCCGGAGGCTTTCATGGCCGCGGTGTTGTCCTCCGATATGGACAATACCGACAAGCTGGTGGGTTTCGTGGATGAATGTCGGGCGCTGGGGCTGACCCTGCTGCCTCCCGATGTCAACACATCCGGCTATCGTTTCACGGTCATGGAAGACGGCAAGGGACAGCAAATTATTCTCTATGGTTTGGGCGCCGTCAAAGGGGTGGGGCAGTCGGCGATCGAAGCCATCCTGGAGGCTCGAAACCGGGGCGGACCTTTTGCGGATTTGTACGATTTCTGCCGGCGGATCGATTTGCGCCGTGCCAACCGCAGGGTTCTGGAAGCCTTGATCCGCGCCGGCGCCATGGATGGGCTGGGACCTGAGCGCGCCCGATTGATGGGCGATCTTCCCCAAGCGCTGCAAGCCGCCGAACAATATCACCGGACCGAGAGTCAAGGCCAAAACGACTTGTTCGGTATCGAGGTGGTCGATTCCGGCAAAGACGCCACCGATACCGGCGTGGAGCCGTCCGGGGCGCGAGTGACACCTTGGTCGGACAAGCAGCGGTTGGCGGAAGAAAAGGCGGTGCTGGGATTTTATCTCAGCGGCCACCCGATGGATGCCTATCGCCAAGAATTGGCCCGTTTGGTGACGGCGCCGATTGAAGCGCTCGAGCGTCAGTACGGCGGTCCCGGCAAGGAGAGCACTCGGGTAGTGGTGGCGGGTTTGGTGACCGAGTTGCGTACCCGGCAGAATAAACAGGGAAAGAAAATGGCTTTCGCCACCATCGATGATGGCAGCGCCCGTTTGGAAGTGGCGGTGTTTCAGGAGGTCTTGGATTCGATGGAGGCGCAGGAAGCCAACTCGGGAAGGCGCGTCGCGGACCTTTTGGCTAAAGATCGGATTGTGGTGGTCCAAGGCGACCTGTCCTTCGATCAGTTCAGCGGCGGACTGAGATTGGTGGCGGACAAGCTGTTTAGCGTTACCCAAGCGCGGGAAGAGTTTTCCCGGGGCGTTTGGATTCATTGGCCGGTGAACGATACCGCTGGGCCGGATCCCTCTGACATATTGGAGTCGCTGCAGCGGCATCGGGGGGGGAGGTGCCCGGTATATATCGCCTATCAGAGCACCCGGGCGCAAGCGCATCTGCAATTGGGGGACGGATGGCGGATTCATCCGGAGGACGAATTGCTCCAAGACCTATCGAGCCAAGTGGGTCCCGAGCGGGTCAAGCTTCGCTACGATTGA
- a CDS encoding ANTAR domain-containing response regulator: MQKAKILVVDDDRLILATLVQGLRAHGYEVAEAVGGRQALETARAFVPDLALLDIRLPDIEGPEVAEQLARQMDIPALFLSAYDDTAAVEKAMQTGGLGYLVKPLAVNQLLPGLEIALARAREIRGMKEKQSKLEEVLSRNRVINVAVGVLMERQRLPRQEAYEVLRRLARTERRKVIELATQMIDLEDGLNRLVSRTEAERKAG; encoded by the coding sequence ATGCAAAAAGCGAAAATTCTCGTCGTCGACGATGATCGTTTGATTTTGGCGACCTTGGTTCAGGGATTGCGGGCCCACGGCTATGAGGTGGCGGAAGCGGTAGGCGGACGACAGGCTTTGGAAACGGCGCGAGCCTTTGTTCCCGACTTGGCGTTGTTGGACATCCGTTTGCCGGATATCGAAGGGCCGGAAGTGGCTGAACAGCTGGCTCGACAAATGGACATACCGGCCTTGTTTCTCTCCGCTTACGACGATACAGCGGCGGTGGAGAAGGCGATGCAGACGGGAGGACTCGGATATCTGGTCAAACCGTTGGCAGTCAACCAACTCCTTCCCGGATTGGAGATCGCCCTGGCCCGGGCACGGGAAATCAGAGGGATGAAGGAAAAACAATCCAAGCTGGAAGAAGTCTTGAGCAGAAATCGGGTGATCAACGTGGCGGTGGGAGTGTTGATGGAGCGTCAACGTTTGCCGCGTCAGGAAGCCTATGAAGTGTTGCGCCGGCTTGCCCGCACCGAGCGCCGCAAGGTGATTGAACTGGCCACTCAGATGATCGATCTTGAGGACGGTCTGAACCGGCTGGTCAGCCGGACCGAGGCGGAGCGCAAGGCGGGTTGA
- a CDS encoding SixA phosphatase family protein, with product MKTASSESDELELWLLRHAKSAWNEGVASDFERPLNDRGKRDAPRMGRWMAGQHLVPDYIVASPAKRVRQTVKRVCRALNVNLDQVRWDERIYEADVRDLLAVLRECPASATRVLLVGHDPGLSELLKTLGEFEPSREVKLMPTAALARLRINGSWRDLEPGKGRLMDITRPRGLPSDL from the coding sequence GTGAAAACGGCTTCATCCGAGAGCGACGAATTGGAGTTGTGGCTGCTGCGCCACGCCAAATCCGCCTGGAACGAGGGGGTGGCGAGCGATTTCGAGCGCCCTTTGAACGACCGGGGTAAGCGGGATGCGCCCCGGATGGGACGTTGGATGGCCGGTCAGCATTTGGTCCCCGATTATATCGTCGCCTCTCCGGCGAAACGAGTGCGGCAAACGGTCAAACGGGTCTGTCGTGCATTGAACGTGAATTTGGATCAAGTACGCTGGGACGAGCGGATTTACGAGGCTGACGTGAGGGATTTGCTGGCGGTTTTGCGTGAATGTCCGGCAAGCGCCACTCGGGTTTTGCTGGTGGGCCATGATCCCGGTTTGTCCGAGTTGTTGAAAACTTTGGGTGAGTTTGAGCCTTCAAGAGAGGTGAAATTGATGCCCACCGCCGCTTTGGCTCGTTTGAGGATAAACGGGAGTTGGCGCGATTTGGAGCCGGGCAAAGGTCGTTTGATGGATATTACTCGGCCGCGGGGGCTTCCCAGCGATCTTTAG
- a CDS encoding F0F1 ATP synthase subunit C: MTGDTLVAVVSIFTAGITIALGAIGPALGEGRAVAQALTAIAQQPDEANTITRTLFVGLAMVESTAIYCFVVTMILLFANPYWEHFSAVGG, from the coding sequence ATGACTGGAGACACTTTGGTCGCCGTCGTTTCCATCTTCACCGCCGGCATTACGATCGCGTTGGGCGCTATCGGTCCGGCGCTGGGGGAAGGGCGGGCGGTGGCCCAAGCTCTGACCGCCATCGCCCAGCAGCCGGACGAGGCCAATACCATTACCCGAACTTTGTTTGTAGGCTTGGCGATGGTGGAATCGACCGCAATTTATTGTTTCGTGGTCACCATGATTCTGTTGTTCGCCAATCCTTACTGGGAACACTTCAGTGCGGTGGGAGGTTGA
- a CDS encoding sensor histidine kinase: MSCNHTSSRPPFDWPCLHCEVSGAAILSSQGTILAVNEHLARILGYTVGELEGKPFEILCHPDETLAVRERLDHLNRDPDRSVNWESCFQTCDGGELNVLISAGYKTLGSQASYVLAIVQDFTETKRKNRQALERERQQRDLLIREIHHRIKNNLQGIAGLLHNQALQHPEAAEILEAPIRQINSIALTYGLRSRTDRDRVFLCDLTRIAVRAGNKSSHTPLAMDIPYYQSIEVDENEAVMIALVLNELICNAVKHSEPCASQVQVALKKEPGQAKVIISNPYEGPPLDLNLETGQGLGTGLQLIRSLLPHDGSARLTVHQENREMIAELILNPPLIQFVN; this comes from the coding sequence ATGTCCTGCAACCATACTTCGTCACGACCCCCTTTCGATTGGCCGTGTCTCCACTGCGAGGTGAGCGGAGCGGCGATCCTTTCGTCCCAAGGGACCATTCTAGCAGTCAATGAACACCTGGCGCGAATTCTGGGTTATACCGTAGGGGAATTGGAGGGCAAACCCTTCGAAATCCTTTGTCATCCCGATGAAACGCTTGCCGTGCGCGAACGGCTCGATCACCTGAATCGCGACCCCGATCGATCCGTCAATTGGGAAAGCTGTTTCCAAACCTGCGACGGCGGTGAACTAAATGTGTTGATTTCAGCCGGTTACAAAACGCTTGGCTCCCAAGCCTCCTATGTACTCGCCATAGTCCAGGATTTCACCGAAACCAAGCGAAAAAATCGACAAGCCCTGGAGCGGGAACGGCAACAGCGGGATCTTTTGATCCGGGAAATCCACCACCGAATCAAAAACAATCTCCAGGGCATTGCAGGTCTGCTTCATAATCAAGCGCTCCAGCATCCGGAAGCGGCGGAAATTCTGGAGGCTCCGATCCGGCAAATTAACTCCATCGCCTTAACTTACGGCCTACGCAGCCGTACCGATCGCGACCGGGTGTTTCTCTGCGACCTGACCCGGATCGCCGTTCGCGCAGGCAATAAATCCAGTCACACCCCCCTGGCGATGGACATTCCCTATTACCAAAGCATCGAAGTCGACGAAAACGAGGCGGTAATGATCGCTTTAGTGCTCAACGAGCTTATATGCAATGCAGTCAAGCACAGTGAGCCATGCGCATCCCAAGTCCAAGTGGCGCTAAAAAAAGAACCCGGTCAGGCTAAGGTGATTATCAGCAACCCTTACGAAGGTCCGCCGTTGGATTTGAATCTGGAAACCGGACAAGGATTGGGAACGGGGTTACAACTGATAAGATCCCTGCTTCCCCACGACGGGTCGGCCCGCCTAACAGTGCATCAGGAAAACCGGGAAATGATCGCCGAGCTCATCCTAAATCCCCCCTTGATCCAATTTGTCAACTAA
- a CDS encoding ZIP family metal transporter, with the protein MNITAIQKTINRQITVWQTRLVAWPGYQRFLALPLWQRIGIGVLAFLLSQIAVFGGLYLIFGATVVVGFFASVLAGLATVLGALPAVVFKQISFRTVNFMMGMAAGIMLAATAYSLVEPGVEYGDELWPGWGVYVVVAGILIGAWFLDWAERTIPHDLFEGEQDVAAALRKVWIFVAAITIHNFPEGLSVGVSYGGGDWSNGTLLAIAIGAQNVPEGMAVALPLIGIGYKPWKAVGIAMISGLVEPIGGLLGVTMVTVFEVLLPMAMGFAAGAMLFVIAYEIIPEFHSVERSRRAVFGVLIGFAVMTVLETTLG; encoded by the coding sequence ATGAATATAACCGCGATTCAGAAAACCATTAACCGACAAATCACCGTCTGGCAAACGCGACTAGTCGCTTGGCCCGGATATCAACGTTTCCTGGCCCTTCCCCTTTGGCAGCGAATAGGCATTGGAGTACTGGCGTTTTTACTGAGCCAAATCGCGGTGTTTGGGGGCTTGTATCTCATCTTCGGTGCCACCGTGGTGGTGGGTTTTTTCGCCAGTGTGCTGGCGGGGCTCGCGACGGTGCTGGGGGCCTTGCCGGCGGTAGTTTTCAAGCAAATTTCCTTTCGCACGGTCAATTTTATGATGGGAATGGCGGCCGGCATCATGCTTGCCGCGACCGCCTACTCATTGGTCGAACCCGGGGTGGAGTACGGCGATGAATTGTGGCCGGGTTGGGGGGTATACGTGGTGGTCGCCGGGATACTGATCGGCGCCTGGTTTCTGGATTGGGCCGAGCGGACCATCCCGCACGATTTGTTCGAGGGGGAGCAGGATGTGGCGGCGGCCTTGCGCAAGGTCTGGATTTTCGTGGCGGCGATTACGATTCACAACTTTCCCGAAGGCTTATCCGTCGGTGTCAGCTACGGAGGTGGGGATTGGAGCAACGGAACCCTGCTCGCGATTGCCATCGGCGCGCAGAATGTTCCGGAAGGGATGGCGGTGGCCTTGCCTTTGATCGGAATCGGGTACAAGCCTTGGAAGGCGGTGGGGATTGCCATGATTTCCGGCCTGGTGGAGCCGATCGGGGGCCTGTTGGGCGTCACCATGGTGACCGTGTTCGAAGTGCTATTGCCCATGGCAATGGGTTTCGCCGCCGGTGCCATGTTGTTCGTGATCGCCTATGAGATCATTCCGGAATTTCATTCCGTAGAGCGCTCCCGGCGGGCGGTGTTTGGCGTCTTGATCGGCTTTGCGGTGATGACCGTTCTGGAAACCACGCTGGGATAA
- a CDS encoding AtpZ/AtpI family protein, with protein MSKDPRQDDPPPSEKLVDAVDKKARRRLKAQREARRSVWFGLGMFGLVGWAVAVPTLIGIAVGWWLDRKFPGPPSWTLTCLFVGVVLGCYNAWQWVKRESGHD; from the coding sequence ATGAGCAAAGATCCTCGTCAAGACGATCCGCCGCCTTCCGAAAAACTGGTCGATGCGGTGGACAAAAAAGCCCGCCGACGTCTGAAAGCGCAAAGGGAGGCCCGGCGCAGCGTTTGGTTCGGACTGGGAATGTTCGGCTTGGTGGGCTGGGCGGTGGCAGTACCGACCTTAATCGGCATCGCTGTCGGTTGGTGGCTGGACAGAAAATTTCCGGGACCGCCGTCATGGACCTTGACTTGTTTGTTTGTCGGCGTGGTCCTGGGGTGTTATAACGCTTGGCAATGGGTCAAGCGGGAAAGCGGCCATGACTGA
- a CDS encoding ATP synthase subunit I, producing MTDRWMVWGVLVLAGAGLGILFYGGLWMTVRRLPEIRRPALWMATSFILRTMAVIGGFYLLMAGDWRRLAALLLGFVPVRLGLLKCLDTHSLPTVSTGQQAEKHRNAHVGQTKAISEKSLRQLSDREENP from the coding sequence ATGACTGATCGATGGATGGTATGGGGCGTTCTGGTGCTGGCCGGTGCGGGGTTGGGTATCCTGTTTTACGGCGGCTTATGGATGACGGTTCGGCGTTTACCCGAAATACGCCGACCGGCACTTTGGATGGCGACCAGTTTCATCCTGCGTACAATGGCGGTAATCGGCGGGTTTTACCTGCTGATGGCGGGTGATTGGCGGCGGCTGGCGGCCCTGCTGCTCGGGTTCGTCCCGGTACGTCTGGGTTTGCTGAAATGCCTTGATACCCATTCGCTGCCCACCGTCTCCACCGGCCAACAAGCGGAAAAGCACCGCAATGCCCATGTCGGTCAAACAAAGGCGATTTCAGAAAAATCATTGAGGCAACTGTCCGATCGGGAGGAAAACCCATGA